A part of Timaviella obliquedivisa GSE-PSE-MK23-08B genomic DNA contains:
- the ntrB gene encoding nitrate ABC transporter permease yields the protein MTTNTSLRPNASSQWSERLNKQGAQLLPPIVFTLAILAIWQLLCLSPTSLIPGPIRMVSDTWNYIIDPFFDNGGTDKGLGWQILISLQRVALGYSIAAVVGIVVGAIIGSNMLIRRGSDPIIQVLRTVPPLAWLPIALGVFQNSDPAAIFVIFITAVWPIIINTAMGVQQIPQDYKNVAKVLRLSPQEYIFSVLIPATVPYVFTGLRIGVGLAWLAIVAAEMLKANGGIGFFIWDAYNSSGSDGNSQIILAIIYMGLVGLVLDKLVGWVGHLISPGEQH from the coding sequence ATGACAACTAATACCTCCCTTCGTCCTAACGCTTCTTCTCAATGGTCAGAGCGGCTCAATAAGCAGGGGGCACAGCTTTTGCCGCCCATTGTTTTCACGTTGGCGATTCTGGCGATATGGCAACTGCTGTGCCTGAGCCCGACATCTCTGATTCCGGGGCCCATTCGCATGGTTAGCGATACCTGGAATTATATTATCGATCCATTTTTTGACAATGGCGGCACCGACAAAGGCTTGGGCTGGCAAATTTTGATTAGCTTGCAGCGTGTCGCACTGGGGTATTCGATCGCTGCTGTCGTTGGCATTGTAGTTGGCGCAATCATTGGCAGCAATATGTTGATTCGCCGAGGGTCTGATCCCATCATTCAGGTTTTACGAACCGTTCCTCCCCTGGCATGGTTACCGATCGCCCTGGGCGTATTTCAAAACAGTGATCCCGCAGCGATCTTTGTCATCTTCATTACTGCCGTCTGGCCCATTATTATCAATACGGCAATGGGCGTTCAACAAATTCCTCAAGACTATAAAAACGTAGCAAAAGTTTTACGTTTATCGCCTCAGGAATATATTTTTAGCGTTCTCATTCCCGCTACAGTTCCCTATGTGTTCACAGGCTTACGAATTGGTGTGGGTTTGGCTTGGTTAGCGATCGTTGCAGCCGAAATGCTGAAAGCGAATGGTGGTATTGGTTTCTTTATTTGGGATGCGTACAATAGCAGCGGCAGCGACGGCAACAGTCAGATTATTTTGGCAATCATTTACATGGGTCTGGTTGGCTTGGTGTTAGACAAATTAGTCGGTTGGGTGGGTCATTTGATCTCTCCGGGTGAACAGCACTAA
- the gatB gene encoding Asp-tRNA(Asn)/Glu-tRNA(Gln) amidotransferase subunit GatB — MTAATPVKTQYEAIIGLETHCQLSTETKIFSTSSAQFGADPNTNIDPVCMGLPGTLPVLNQKVLEYAVKAGLALNAQIAPYSKFDRKQYFYPDLPKNYQISQYDLPIAEHGWLEIELVDADGSSRRKRIGVTRLHMEEDAGKLVHGGSDRLAGSTYSLVDYNRAGVPLVEIVSEPDLRSGQEAAEYAQEMRRIMRYLGVSDGNMQEGSLRCDVNISVRPVGTEKFGTKVEIKNMNSFNAIHRAIDYEIERQIEAIAAGEKIVQETRLWDESSQRTFSMRVKEGSSDYRYFPEPDLGPIEVTPEQLTRWKADLPELPATKRRRYETEMGLSAYDARVMTDDRAMAEYFEATVAAGAGAKLAANWIMGDISAYLNNEKLTIGAIALKPEMLAEMVGLIESNTISNKIGKDILPELLTKGGSAKALVESKGLVQVSDPTVIEEAIDKVLAAHPDELEKYRGGKKNMAGFFVGQVMKQTGGKADPKLTNQLLMKKLEG; from the coding sequence ATGACTGCTGCAACCCCCGTCAAAACCCAGTACGAGGCAATTATTGGTCTAGAAACCCATTGCCAACTCAGTACCGAAACCAAAATCTTTTCCACCAGTTCGGCTCAGTTTGGCGCTGACCCCAACACTAACATCGATCCGGTGTGTATGGGGCTACCAGGGACGCTGCCTGTGTTGAATCAAAAGGTGTTGGAGTATGCAGTTAAGGCAGGACTGGCGTTGAATGCTCAGATTGCGCCCTACAGCAAGTTCGATCGCAAACAATATTTTTACCCCGACCTGCCCAAAAACTATCAAATTTCGCAGTACGACTTGCCGATCGCTGAGCATGGTTGGCTAGAGATTGAGCTAGTGGATGCAGACGGGAGTTCACGTCGTAAGCGCATTGGGGTGACGCGGCTGCACATGGAAGAAGACGCAGGAAAACTGGTGCATGGTGGCAGCGATCGCCTGGCTGGCTCAACGTATTCTTTAGTGGATTACAATCGCGCGGGTGTTCCTTTAGTAGAAATTGTCTCCGAACCTGATTTGCGATCGGGGCAGGAAGCCGCAGAATATGCTCAAGAGATGCGTCGAATTATGCGTTATTTAGGCGTAAGCGATGGCAACATGCAAGAAGGTTCGCTGCGCTGTGATGTCAATATTTCGGTGCGCCCAGTGGGGACTGAGAAATTTGGCACCAAGGTCGAAATTAAGAATATGAACTCGTTTAATGCCATTCATCGGGCGATCGATTATGAAATTGAGCGGCAAATTGAAGCGATCGCCGCAGGCGAAAAAATCGTTCAAGAAACTCGTCTGTGGGATGAAAGCTCACAGCGGACGTTCAGTATGCGAGTCAAGGAAGGCTCCAGCGACTATCGCTACTTTCCCGAACCAGATTTGGGGCCCATTGAAGTTACTCCAGAACAGTTGACGCGCTGGAAGGCTGATTTACCAGAACTGCCCGCAACTAAACGCCGTCGCTATGAAACAGAGATGGGTTTGTCGGCTTATGATGCGCGGGTGATGACGGATGACCGAGCAATGGCAGAATATTTTGAGGCGACCGTTGCTGCTGGGGCTGGGGCGAAGCTGGCGGCGAACTGGATTATGGGTGATATCAGTGCCTATCTTAACAATGAAAAGCTAACCATTGGGGCGATCGCGCTTAAGCCTGAGATGCTGGCAGAGATGGTTGGGTTAATTGAATCGAACACGATTAGTAACAAGATTGGTAAGGATATTTTACCGGAGTTGTTAACGAAGGGCGGATCGGCAAAAGCGTTAGTAGAAAGTAAAGGTTTAGTTCAAGTCTCTGATCCAACAGTGATTGAAGAGGCGATCGACAAAGTGTTAGCGGCTCACCCAGATGAGTTGGAAAAGTATAGAGGTGGGAAGAAAAACATGGCAGGCTTCTTTGTGGGACAAGTCATGAAGCAAACGGGCGGAAAGGCAGACCCGAAGCTAACCAATCAGTTGTTGATGAAAAAGCTGGAAGGTTAA
- a CDS encoding ABC transporter substrate-binding protein has product MSNLSRRKFMIAAGATTAATLLVHGCTSTAENPAASTGSASGASPSPVAAGDAPEVTTAKLGFIALTDCAPLVIAREKGLFAKYGMTDVTVEKQTSWAVTRDNLELGAKGGGIDGAHILSPLPYLMTTGKITKGNNPVPMNILARLNTDGQGISLSNDYKDLKVGTDSSVLKDRITAAAAAGKKFKCAVTFPGGTHDIWMRYWLAAGGIDPEKDVDIVVIPPPQMVANMETKTMDAFCVGEPWNGRLVSKGLGFTAVTTGELWKNHPEKAFTMRADWVEQNPKAAKAITMAILEAQIWCDEPANKEEMCEIISADKYIKAPAEDILERAKGNFDFGNGRKLENSNLLMKFFKEDSSYPFKSHDAWFVTEDIRWGKLPADTDVNKLVDQVNREDIWKEAAKTIGQEAAIPKSTSRGVETFFDGTKFDPADPAAYLKGLKIKKA; this is encoded by the coding sequence ATGTCTAACTTGTCCAGACGGAAATTTATGATCGCGGCAGGCGCCACTACTGCTGCTACCTTATTGGTTCATGGCTGTACCTCCACTGCCGAAAATCCGGCTGCATCCACAGGCAGCGCTTCTGGCGCGTCGCCATCTCCCGTTGCCGCAGGTGATGCGCCGGAAGTGACCACTGCCAAGCTGGGCTTCATTGCCCTAACTGACTGCGCTCCTCTAGTGATCGCTAGAGAAAAAGGGCTGTTTGCTAAGTACGGCATGACGGATGTGACGGTTGAGAAACAAACCTCTTGGGCAGTGACCCGTGACAACTTAGAACTGGGTGCCAAAGGCGGCGGCATTGATGGAGCCCATATTCTCAGTCCCCTCCCTTACTTAATGACCACGGGCAAAATCACCAAGGGCAACAATCCAGTGCCCATGAACATCCTGGCTCGGCTCAATACCGATGGTCAGGGAATTTCTTTGTCCAACGATTATAAAGATCTTAAGGTTGGCACCGATAGCTCTGTCCTTAAGGATAGAATTACTGCTGCCGCTGCCGCAGGCAAGAAGTTTAAGTGTGCAGTCACTTTTCCGGGCGGCACCCACGATATTTGGATGCGCTACTGGTTGGCGGCAGGTGGCATTGATCCTGAAAAAGATGTCGATATCGTCGTTATTCCACCGCCACAAATGGTTGCCAACATGGAAACAAAAACCATGGATGCTTTCTGTGTGGGCGAACCCTGGAATGGTCGGTTAGTCAGCAAAGGACTAGGTTTTACAGCAGTCACTACTGGGGAACTGTGGAAAAATCATCCTGAAAAAGCGTTTACCATGCGTGCCGACTGGGTTGAACAAAATCCTAAAGCTGCTAAAGCGATCACGATGGCAATTCTAGAAGCGCAAATTTGGTGTGATGAGCCAGCTAACAAAGAAGAAATGTGTGAGATCATTTCTGCTGATAAATACATTAAGGCACCTGCAGAAGACATTTTAGAGCGGGCGAAGGGCAATTTTGATTTTGGCAATGGTCGCAAACTTGAAAACAGCAACTTGCTGATGAAGTTTTTCAAGGAAGATTCTTCCTATCCCTTTAAGAGCCACGATGCTTGGTTTGTAACTGAAGATATTCGCTGGGGTAAGTTACCTGCTGATACTGACGTGAACAAGTTGGTAGATCAGGTTAACCGAGAAGATATTTGGAAGGAAGCAGCAAAGACGATCGGGCAGGAAGCTGCTATTCCTAAGAGCACCTCACGCGGGGTAGAAACTTTCTTTGATGGCACCAAGTTTGATCCGGCTGATCCGGCTGCTTACCTGAAGGGACTCAAGATTAAGAAGGCTTAA
- the pabB gene encoding aminodeoxychorismate synthase component I yields the protein MASTAPTVIIHDVQSQTWLDFHDPVTILVAHTPDQVLSLLETLQQQIDQHHLYAAGFLSYEASLAFDPAFTVKPTLFPLAWFGLYSKPEVINLPPLSLSQPLNWIPDITRAQYDEAFNQVKHYICQGLTYQVNLSFRLNAQFPQSPWHYFNQLAQNAQYGAFIETPDWAICCASPELFFRQNHHEIHCRPMKGTVPRGLTHKGDRLLAQWLQNSKKNQAENIMIVDMIRNDLGRIAQVGTVKVNSLFNIEQYPTLWQMTSSVQCHTQTTLSEIFQALFPCASITGAPKRQTMKIIAELENTPRKIYTGTIGFITPDRTSQFNVAIRTVLINKNDQTAEYGVGGGIVWDSQAGEEFEECRTKAKILTAQPPEFSLLETLLWTPEKDYFLLNLHLERLIASAEYFAFPTDQSTVQNYLKAIALTFPPHPQKVRLLLSSQGTLTHESSLLVQTHTPLRVCLAPSPVKSSHVFLYHKTSDRQIYAQAQQQCPGYDDVILWNENGELTEFCTGNLVVELDGQWYTPPIECGLLPGTYRAWLLEQGMIQERIIRVKELANCAHVFLVNSVRQKREAIIDPPFSI from the coding sequence ATGGCATCCACTGCACCTACCGTTATCATCCACGACGTTCAAAGCCAGACTTGGCTTGATTTCCACGATCCTGTAACCATCCTCGTAGCCCACACGCCCGACCAAGTTCTGTCCCTCTTAGAAACGCTTCAACAACAAATCGATCAACACCATTTGTACGCCGCAGGTTTTCTAAGCTACGAAGCTTCTCTCGCGTTTGATCCTGCCTTTACGGTCAAACCGACTCTGTTTCCCCTAGCCTGGTTTGGACTTTATTCCAAACCCGAAGTCATTAACCTGCCTCCACTCTCCTTGTCCCAACCCCTGAACTGGATACCCGACATCACCCGAGCTCAATATGACGAAGCCTTTAACCAGGTCAAACACTACATTTGCCAAGGTCTTACCTATCAAGTCAACTTATCTTTTCGCCTCAACGCTCAGTTTCCACAATCCCCTTGGCACTACTTCAACCAGCTTGCTCAAAACGCCCAATATGGAGCTTTTATTGAAACCCCAGACTGGGCAATTTGCTGTGCCTCGCCAGAACTCTTTTTTCGCCAAAACCACCACGAAATTCATTGCCGACCCATGAAAGGTACTGTTCCACGCGGGTTGACCCATAAGGGCGATCGCCTCCTCGCTCAATGGCTGCAAAACTCCAAAAAAAACCAGGCTGAAAATATCATGATTGTAGACATGATTCGCAACGATCTAGGACGCATCGCGCAGGTAGGCACCGTCAAAGTCAATAGCCTCTTCAACATTGAGCAGTATCCTACCCTTTGGCAAATGACATCCTCGGTTCAATGCCATACCCAAACCACTCTCAGTGAAATCTTTCAAGCTCTCTTCCCCTGTGCTTCTATTACAGGCGCACCTAAACGGCAAACGATGAAAATTATTGCAGAATTAGAAAATACGCCCCGCAAAATATACACGGGCACTATCGGGTTTATTACGCCTGATAGAACGTCGCAATTCAATGTTGCCATCCGCACCGTTCTCATTAATAAGAACGACCAAACCGCAGAATATGGAGTGGGCGGTGGCATCGTTTGGGACTCTCAAGCAGGAGAAGAATTTGAAGAATGTCGCACAAAAGCCAAAATTCTGACTGCCCAGCCACCCGAATTTTCACTGCTAGAAACGCTGCTCTGGACACCTGAAAAAGACTATTTTTTACTAAATTTGCACCTTGAAAGACTCATCGCATCAGCCGAGTACTTTGCCTTTCCAACTGATCAATCAACGGTACAAAATTACCTCAAAGCGATCGCCCTTACCTTTCCACCGCATCCTCAAAAAGTCCGTCTGCTTCTCTCCAGCCAAGGTACTTTAACCCACGAATCCAGTCTACTTGTTCAAACTCACACGCCCTTACGAGTTTGCCTTGCACCCTCTCCAGTAAAATCTAGCCACGTTTTCCTTTACCACAAAACTAGCGATCGCCAAATTTACGCGCAAGCACAACAGCAATGCCCTGGTTACGACGACGTTATTTTATGGAATGAAAACGGAGAACTCACCGAATTTTGTACTGGAAATCTGGTCGTTGAACTGGACGGACAATGGTACACGCCGCCGATTGAGTGTGGATTATTGCCAGGAACGTATCGGGCTTGGCTTTTAGAGCAAGGAATGATTCAAGAGCGGATCATTCGGGTTAAAGAATTAGCAAATTGTGCACATGTTTTCTTAGTAAACTCAGTGCGGCAGAAACGAGAAGCGATCATTGATCCACCTTTCAGCATTTAA
- a CDS encoding alpha/beta hydrolase, protein MICKPQAWLATFILTAIIAIAAPAKAADRIYFNYGPFEFSVAVDDLDQFAQTGTIPPDLKFILNRFSPERQDQIRTLLRLKNEVNPVTLSRVTYTVTAERLITRLGDLIQTRDRQNGFYAIRAALLQAAADPEGLSLLNFLQKFPTDLRLNLTGTLKFVNQLKTTIQETDTFVADLEKETTKIAQSNPPVDPTQIPDLRQPGKLAVVTQALSLKDEKRALPRRYPEGRPLTIDLYRPNTSNPTPVIFISGGLGGERSHFKDLARHLASQGFTAIVLDHPGSNAQRQRDFFKGLYSENFDSQDFIDRPLDISFVLDELTRRNANEFNNQLNLHQVGMFGYSLGGTAALALAGATINFNQLEQDCGNQINIINIAVLYQCRALELPRDKYQLKDDRIKAIFLFVPSSKHLYGSQGINQVRIPVFWQATNEDIVTPLLLEQVPMFNALPSPKKYLAVSQKLPHTRVILQLLDRVTGTNRAMLSDELFNVTQNYLKTFNTAFFKTFISQDKTYQTYLTASYAKAFAQQPYSLTLIESGQHLVNRN, encoded by the coding sequence ATGATTTGCAAACCCCAAGCTTGGCTCGCTACTTTCATTCTCACTGCTATCATCGCGATCGCTGCTCCTGCTAAAGCCGCCGACCGCATCTATTTCAACTATGGTCCTTTCGAGTTTTCTGTTGCAGTAGATGACCTCGACCAATTTGCTCAAACGGGCACCATTCCCCCCGATTTGAAGTTCATCCTCAATCGCTTCAGCCCTGAACGACAAGACCAAATTAGAACACTCCTTCGCCTTAAAAACGAGGTTAACCCGGTTACTCTCTCCCGTGTCACTTATACTGTCACCGCCGAACGGTTGATTACCCGCCTTGGCGACCTAATTCAAACCCGCGATCGCCAGAACGGATTCTATGCTATCCGGGCTGCTCTCCTCCAAGCTGCTGCCGATCCTGAAGGACTCAGCCTTCTCAACTTCCTCCAAAAATTTCCGACTGATCTCCGCCTAAATCTTACAGGCACCCTAAAATTTGTCAACCAACTCAAAACAACAATTCAAGAAACCGATACTTTTGTTGCAGATTTAGAAAAAGAAACCACAAAAATTGCTCAGTCTAACCCTCCAGTAGATCCAACTCAAATACCTGATTTACGACAGCCTGGAAAACTTGCGGTAGTCACGCAAGCGTTAAGCTTAAAAGATGAAAAACGCGCGCTGCCTCGCAGATACCCCGAAGGTCGCCCCCTCACGATCGATCTTTATCGTCCCAACACTTCAAACCCGACTCCCGTTATTTTCATTTCCGGCGGCTTAGGTGGCGAACGTAGCCACTTCAAAGACCTGGCTCGACACCTAGCATCCCAGGGCTTCACAGCCATAGTTCTCGATCATCCCGGCAGCAACGCCCAGCGTCAGAGAGATTTCTTCAAAGGACTCTATAGCGAAAACTTTGACAGCCAAGACTTTATCGATCGCCCCCTAGATATTTCCTTTGTGCTAGATGAACTCACCCGCCGTAATGCCAACGAATTTAACAATCAACTCAACCTGCACCAAGTGGGAATGTTTGGCTATTCCTTAGGCGGCACCGCAGCCCTTGCTTTAGCAGGTGCAACGATCAACTTTAATCAGCTAGAACAGGACTGTGGTAATCAAATTAACATTATCAACATTGCTGTTCTCTACCAATGTCGTGCCCTAGAACTTCCTCGTGACAAGTATCAGTTAAAGGACGATCGCATCAAAGCCATATTTTTATTCGTTCCATCTAGCAAACATCTCTACGGTAGCCAGGGCATTAACCAGGTTCGTATTCCTGTTTTCTGGCAAGCCACGAACGAAGATATCGTTACGCCTCTCCTGCTTGAACAAGTTCCTATGTTTAATGCGTTACCATCTCCTAAGAAGTACCTGGCAGTATCCCAAAAGCTGCCCCATACCCGTGTTATTTTACAGTTACTCGATCGCGTTACAGGCACTAACCGTGCCATGCTTTCTGATGAACTTTTTAATGTTACGCAAAATTATCTAAAAACATTCAACACAGCATTCTTTAAAACGTTTATTAGTCAGGATAAAACCTATCAAACCTATCTCACTGCATCTTACGCAAAAGCCTTTGCTCAGCAACCCTACAGTCTCACTTTAATTGAATCAGGGCAACACCTCGTGAATAGAAATTAG
- a CDS encoding fatty acyl-AMP ligase → MQTVVDLLRHRAQVQANQTAYIFLKNGELAPTLITYAELAGKAEAIATHLAPYATERALLIYSYESGLEFITAFYACLCAGVIAVPCHPPRNQQDFTDLQARLTSAQAKIILTEAALHSKLRPLTPQSWIITNQLASVGRSPLPLITAEHLAFLQYTSGSTGIPKGVMVTHACIRSNQKTLEIAFGSNPQTISVGWLPLFHDMGLIGNILQPLHLGIPSILMSPLAFIQKPVRWLQALSHYQATTSGAPNFAYDLLCRQTTPQQRQTLDLSHWEVAFTGAEPIRTQTLSQFAATFAPCGFRSRAFYPCYGMAEATLLITGSIKTEPPTIIDLNPVFLKENRAIETSAADPEKRSIISCGRPWLDTQIVIVDPQALKPCPSDQIGEIWVTGSGIGKGYWNLPEQTRQTFQATLTQYPDQTFLRTGDLGFLKNQELYITGRLKEILVFWGFNHYPQHIEQTAENCHPALRSNASAAFAVPVEGEEKLVIALEVDRHYRHSLDVETTVEAIRWAVFDQHFVDVYAIAFLKPGSLPKTSSGKIQRQTCQEKFLAQQLNLVAEWRSPQPHDITTLLKKYLTPTTHVRRYLSLLRSKLKRSLSLLLKR, encoded by the coding sequence ATGCAAACCGTAGTAGACCTATTACGCCACCGGGCTCAAGTTCAAGCAAATCAGACCGCTTACATATTTTTGAAGAACGGCGAACTCGCTCCTACCCTTATTACCTACGCAGAACTGGCAGGAAAAGCAGAGGCGATCGCCACACATCTCGCCCCCTATGCCACTGAAAGAGCCCTTCTGATCTATTCCTATGAATCAGGACTAGAGTTCATTACCGCCTTCTATGCCTGTCTTTGCGCCGGAGTCATTGCGGTGCCTTGCCACCCGCCTCGCAACCAACAAGACTTTACCGATCTTCAGGCACGTCTGACTTCCGCCCAAGCCAAAATTATTCTCACCGAAGCTGCTCTTCACTCCAAACTTCGTCCGCTGACTCCTCAATCGTGGATCATCACTAATCAACTTGCCTCAGTTGGGCGATCGCCCTTACCTCTGATCACAGCCGAGCATCTTGCCTTTTTGCAATACACCTCCGGCTCTACAGGCATCCCTAAAGGCGTAATGGTCACCCATGCTTGCATCCGCAGCAATCAAAAAACCTTGGAAATTGCCTTTGGCAGTAACCCGCAAACCATCAGCGTCGGCTGGCTTCCTCTTTTTCATGACATGGGACTGATTGGCAATATCCTTCAGCCCTTGCACTTGGGCATTCCTAGCATTCTCATGTCTCCCCTTGCTTTTATTCAAAAACCCGTTCGCTGGCTCCAAGCCCTCTCTCATTACCAAGCGACTACCAGCGGTGCCCCCAACTTTGCCTACGATCTTCTCTGCCGTCAAACAACCCCTCAACAGCGGCAAACCCTTGACCTGAGCCATTGGGAAGTCGCCTTCACAGGAGCCGAACCGATCCGCACCCAAACCCTGAGCCAATTTGCCGCGACCTTTGCTCCATGTGGCTTTCGCTCCCGCGCCTTTTATCCTTGCTACGGCATGGCAGAAGCTACCCTCTTGATTACGGGCAGCATCAAAACCGAGCCGCCCACTATCATTGACCTCAACCCAGTTTTCCTGAAAGAGAACCGAGCGATCGAAACCAGTGCCGCCGATCCTGAAAAGCGCTCCATCATTAGCTGTGGTCGCCCTTGGCTAGACACTCAAATCGTCATCGTCGATCCCCAGGCTCTCAAGCCTTGTCCCTCAGACCAAATTGGAGAAATTTGGGTGACTGGCTCAGGGATTGGCAAAGGCTATTGGAATTTGCCTGAACAAACTCGGCAAACTTTCCAAGCCACCCTCACCCAATATCCCGATCAAACCTTTCTGCGCACTGGCGACCTCGGCTTTCTCAAAAACCAGGAGCTTTACATCACAGGTCGCCTTAAAGAAATCCTGGTTTTCTGGGGCTTCAATCACTACCCCCAACACATTGAACAAACCGCCGAAAACTGCCATCCGGCTCTCCGTTCCAATGCCAGCGCTGCTTTTGCTGTACCCGTAGAGGGCGAAGAAAAGCTCGTGATTGCCCTAGAAGTCGATCGCCACTATCGCCACAGCCTAGACGTAGAAACTACTGTAGAGGCGATTCGCTGGGCAGTATTTGACCAACACTTTGTTGATGTCTACGCGATCGCCTTCCTCAAACCCGGTAGCCTGCCTAAAACCTCCAGCGGCAAAATTCAGCGCCAAACCTGTCAAGAAAAGTTTCTCGCCCAGCAGCTAAATTTAGTGGCAGAATGGCGATCGCCCCAACCCCATGACATCACCACCCTGCTCAAAAAATATCTGACTCCGACTACCCACGTCCGACGTTATCTCTCTCTGCTACGCAGCAAACTTAAAAGAAGTTTATCCCTACTGCTTAAACGATGA
- a CDS encoding ferredoxin--nitrite reductase yields the protein MTEQAPSLNKFEKLKVEKDGLAVKADLESFAQVGWEAMDETDRDHRLKWLGIFFRPVTPGKFMMRLRLPSGIISSVQMRVLAEIVQRYGEDGNADITTRQNLQLRGIRIEDLPDIFQRLASVEMTSVQSGMDNVRNITASPVAGLDGDELIDVRDLVQQVQDMITNSGQGNPEFTNLPRKFNIAIEGGRDNSIHAEINDIAFVPAFQDVEGESQLGFNVVVGGFFSAKRCEAAIPLNVWVLPGEVVALCRTILEVYRDHGLRANRQKSRLMWLIDEWGLERFRSAVEQQIGHTLHFAAAKDEIDWEKRDHIGIYPQKQPGLNYVGILIPVGRLYASDLFELARIAEVYGSSELRLTIEQNVIIPNIPNTRLEAFLQEPVLEKFAVNPSPLMRSLVSCTGSQFCNFALIETKNRALAMIKELETEIEAPQPVRIHWTGCPNSCGQPQVADIGLMGTKVRKDGKTVEGVDIYMGGKVGKDAHLGACVTKGIPCDDLKPVLHNLLIEHFGARSKAVVA from the coding sequence ATGACTGAGCAAGCGCCTAGCTTAAACAAGTTTGAAAAACTCAAGGTCGAAAAAGACGGTTTGGCAGTCAAGGCAGATTTAGAAAGCTTTGCCCAAGTCGGCTGGGAAGCAATGGATGAAACCGATCGGGATCACCGCCTCAAGTGGTTAGGTATCTTTTTTCGCCCAGTGACTCCGGGCAAGTTCATGATGCGGCTGCGCTTGCCCAGCGGCATCATCAGCAGTGTTCAAATGCGAGTCCTCGCCGAAATTGTTCAGCGCTATGGAGAAGATGGCAATGCCGATATTACTACACGGCAAAACTTACAGCTTCGAGGCATTCGGATTGAAGATTTACCTGATATTTTTCAGCGGCTCGCCAGCGTTGAAATGACCAGCGTGCAATCAGGCATGGACAATGTACGAAATATCACAGCGTCTCCGGTGGCAGGGTTAGATGGCGATGAATTAATTGATGTGAGAGACTTGGTGCAACAAGTCCAGGACATGATTACGAACAGTGGACAGGGAAATCCTGAGTTTACGAATCTGCCCCGCAAATTTAACATTGCGATCGAAGGCGGACGCGACAATTCAATTCATGCAGAAATTAATGATATTGCTTTCGTTCCAGCATTTCAAGACGTTGAAGGCGAGTCTCAACTAGGCTTTAATGTCGTTGTGGGCGGGTTCTTCTCTGCAAAGCGTTGTGAAGCCGCAATTCCGCTGAACGTCTGGGTCTTGCCTGGTGAGGTCGTCGCTCTCTGTCGCACCATTCTGGAAGTATACCGCGACCATGGACTGCGTGCAAATCGCCAGAAGTCACGGCTAATGTGGCTCATTGATGAATGGGGTCTAGAACGGTTTCGATCGGCTGTTGAGCAACAGATCGGACACACGCTTCACTTTGCTGCCGCGAAAGATGAAATTGACTGGGAGAAAAGAGATCACATTGGCATATATCCGCAGAAGCAACCCGGCTTGAACTACGTCGGAATATTAATTCCTGTAGGGCGTTTATACGCCTCTGACCTGTTTGAACTGGCGCGAATCGCTGAAGTTTATGGTAGCAGCGAGCTTCGGCTAACCATTGAACAGAATGTGATTATTCCCAACATCCCTAACACTCGGCTAGAAGCATTTTTGCAAGAGCCTGTGTTGGAAAAGTTTGCAGTTAACCCCAGTCCACTGATGCGATCGCTCGTATCCTGTACTGGGTCACAGTTCTGCAATTTTGCCCTAATTGAAACCAAAAATCGGGCACTGGCAATGATCAAAGAATTGGAAACAGAAATAGAAGCTCCCCAACCCGTGAGAATTCACTGGACGGGCTGCCCTAATTCTTGTGGTCAGCCGCAGGTTGCCGACATTGGTTTAATGGGTACCAAAGTCCGTAAAGATGGCAAGACGGTCGAAGGAGTAGACATCTACATGGGCGGCAAAGTGGGCAAAGATGCTCATTTGGGTGCTTGCGTCACTAAGGGAATTCCCTGCGACGATTTGAAGCCCGTCTTGCACAATTTGCTCATCGAGCATTTCGGTGCCCGTAGCAAAGCGGTTGTAGCCTAA